The following proteins are encoded in a genomic region of Oryzias latipes chromosome 17, ASM223467v1:
- the LOC101170792 gene encoding ubiquitin-conjugating enzyme E2 R1, producing MAQHDSSHVASSQKALMLEMKSLQEEPVEGFKITLVDEADLYNWEVAIFGPPNTHYEGGYFKARIKFPIDYPYSPPTFRFLTKMWHPNIYENGDVCISILHPPVDDPQSGELPSERWNPTQNVRTILLSVISLLNEPNTFSPANVDASVMYRKWRDSKGKDREYVEIIRKQVMATKAEAERDGVKVPTTLAEYCVRTRAPAPDEGSDLFYDDYYDDDTMEGGDGDCCYDEDDSGNEEL from the exons ATGGCGCAACACGACTCCTCTCATGTCGCCAGCTCACAGAAAGCTCTCATGCTGGAGATGAAGAGCCTCCAGGAGGAGCCTGTGGAGGGATTCAAAATCACTCTCGTGGACGAAGCTGATTTATACAACTGGGAAGTGGCCATTTTTGGACCACCAAACACTCATTATGAAGGGGGGTACTTTAAG GCTCGCATCAAGTTTCCTATAGACTATCCATACTCCCCACCAACATTTCGCTTCCTCACCAAAATGTGGCATCCCAACATCTATGAG AATGGAGACGTGTGCATTTCTATTCTGCATCCACCAGTGGATGACCCACAGAGTGGAGAGCTGCCCTCAGAGAGATGGAACCCCACCCAGAATGTCCG GACTATTCTGCTGAGCGTGATCTCGCTGCTGAATGAACCCAACACCTTTTCCCCCGCCAACGTGGACGCCTCTGTCATGTACCGCAAATGGAGAGACAGCAAAGGAAAAGACAGGGAATATGTAGAAATCATCAG GAAACAGGTGATGGCCACCAAAGCTGAAGCTGAGCGCGATGGTGTGAAAGTTCCCACCACGCTGGCGGAGTACTGCGTCCGCACACGTGCGCCAGCCCCCGACGAGGGCTCGGACCTCTTCTACGACGATTACTATGATGACGACACCATGGAGGGCGGGGATGGCGACTGCTGCTACGACGAGGACGATTCAGGAAACGAGGAGTTGTGA